One region of Peribacillus simplex genomic DNA includes:
- a CDS encoding M50 family metallopeptidase, translated as MSEYGKLLFKIRVHPTLWFVIGIAILTAHFVEVMMLLLIVFIHEMGHAVCAQHFKWRIKSIQLLPFGGAVETEEYGNKSLKEDLAVVLAGPLQHVWLIGAAFLLYFFSIISYELYQPFLYMNLMLLVFNLLPIWPLDGGRLLFIGVSLYCTFLEAQKHTLHFSAAFAVLAFLTWLILDPLNLNIWLIIFFISLSLVMEWRQRYYAFIRFLLQRHYGHTNDLAKLKPISVDSQEPIYKVLELFQRGCKHPVIIMKNGKESGSLDETEILHAYFSEKMTNGKIGDLLYSY; from the coding sequence TTGAGTGAATATGGGAAATTACTGTTTAAAATCAGGGTGCATCCGACATTGTGGTTTGTCATTGGCATCGCCATCCTCACTGCCCATTTCGTTGAAGTGATGATGCTGCTGCTCATTGTCTTCATTCATGAGATGGGGCATGCCGTCTGTGCCCAGCACTTCAAATGGCGGATAAAGTCAATCCAGCTCCTTCCTTTTGGTGGGGCTGTCGAGACTGAGGAGTATGGAAATAAGAGTTTGAAGGAGGATTTGGCGGTGGTGCTCGCCGGTCCGCTTCAACATGTTTGGCTCATTGGTGCAGCCTTTTTGCTCTATTTCTTTTCTATTATTTCCTATGAACTGTATCAGCCTTTTTTGTATATGAATCTTATGCTGCTGGTCTTTAATTTGCTGCCAATCTGGCCATTGGACGGGGGACGGCTGCTCTTCATAGGTGTTTCCCTATACTGTACCTTTCTTGAAGCGCAGAAACATACACTTCATTTTTCTGCAGCATTCGCTGTCCTGGCTTTTTTGACCTGGCTCATTCTTGATCCGCTCAATTTGAACATTTGGCTCATCATCTTTTTCATAAGTCTGTCCCTCGTCATGGAATGGCGGCAGCGGTATTATGCGTTTATCCGCTTTCTTTTGCAGCGCCATTACGGGCATACGAATGATTTGGCGAAACTGAAGCCGATTTCGGTGGATTCACAAGAGCCGATTTATAAAGTGCTGGAACTGTTCCAACGCGGATGTAAACACCCCGTCATCATCATGAAAAACGGGAAAGAAAGCGGTTCGTTGGATGAAACGGAAATCCTTCATGCCTATTTTTCCGAGAAAATGACAAACGGGAAAATCGGCGACCTATTATATTCTTATTAA
- the rplU gene encoding 50S ribosomal protein L21 — MYAIIETGGKQIKVAAGEAVYIEKLNAEAGETVTFDKVLFVGGEDVKVGAPLVEGATVTGTVEKQGKQKKITVFKYKAKKNNRKKQGHRQPYTKVVIEAINA; from the coding sequence ATGTACGCAATTATCGAAACTGGCGGTAAACAAATTAAAGTAGCAGCTGGCGAAGCGGTTTACATTGAAAAATTAAACGCAGAAGCAGGCGAAACTGTTACATTTGACAAAGTTTTATTCGTAGGTGGCGAAGACGTGAAAGTCGGTGCTCCACTAGTTGAAGGCGCTACTGTAACAGGTACTGTCGAAAAACAAGGTAAGCAAAAGAAAATCACTGTTTTCAAATACAAAGCGAAGAAAAACAATCGTAAAAAACAAGGTCATCGTCAACCATACACAAAAGTTGTTATCGAAGCAATCAACGCGTAA
- a CDS encoding ribosomal-processing cysteine protease Prp produces MIKVVFDAPQERITSFTLSGHANFAKKGSDIVCAGVSAVSFGAVNAIMSLTDVEPEIEQGREGGYLRCVIPGNLSPESEEKVQLLLNSMLISLQTIERDYGKYMKIILNQ; encoded by the coding sequence ATGATTAAAGTTGTCTTTGATGCTCCGCAGGAACGGATTACTTCGTTCACATTAAGCGGACATGCTAATTTTGCTAAAAAAGGTTCTGATATCGTTTGTGCAGGTGTATCGGCTGTTTCCTTTGGGGCAGTCAATGCGATCATGTCCTTAACGGACGTAGAGCCTGAGATTGAGCAAGGTAGGGAAGGCGGCTATCTTCGCTGCGTCATTCCGGGGAATCTTTCGCCGGAATCGGAAGAGAAGGTTCAGCTGCTTTTGAACAGTATGCTCATATCGCTGCAAACCATCGAACGTGATTATGGTAAATACATGAAAATTATCCTCAACCAATAG
- the minD gene encoding septum site-determining protein MinD encodes MGEAIVITSGKGGVGKTTTSANLGTSLALLGKKVCLIDTDIGLRNLDVIMGLENRIIYDLVDVVEGRCKVHQALIKDKHFEDLLYLLPAPQNSDKSVVNEEQMRKLISDMKPDYDYVIIDCPAGIEQGFRNAIAGADKAIIVTTAERPAVRDADRIIGLLEKEEHIEPPQLIINRIRGHLLHEDEEMDIDGVADFLKIDLIGVIPDDDQVIVAANRKEPIAYNPDNRVSLAYRNIARRILGESVPLTPIGGEPKGFMSKLKKFFSVR; translated from the coding sequence GTGGGAGAGGCAATAGTTATAACATCCGGTAAGGGTGGTGTCGGGAAAACGACCACCTCCGCCAATTTAGGTACATCTTTAGCTCTTCTAGGCAAAAAGGTTTGCTTGATTGATACGGATATTGGTCTTCGGAACCTGGATGTGATCATGGGATTGGAAAATCGCATCATCTATGATTTGGTCGATGTTGTAGAGGGGCGCTGTAAGGTACACCAAGCGCTTATTAAAGATAAACATTTCGAGGATCTGCTGTATTTGCTTCCAGCTCCACAAAATAGTGATAAATCAGTGGTGAATGAAGAGCAGATGAGGAAACTCATAAGCGATATGAAGCCTGACTATGATTATGTCATCATTGATTGCCCTGCAGGCATTGAACAGGGCTTCAGGAATGCCATCGCTGGGGCGGACAAGGCGATCATCGTTACGACTGCAGAGAGACCGGCTGTCAGGGATGCAGACCGTATTATTGGCCTGCTTGAAAAAGAAGAGCATATTGAACCGCCTCAATTGATCATCAACCGGATACGCGGCCATTTACTTCATGAGGATGAAGAAATGGATATCGATGGAGTTGCCGATTTTCTTAAAATTGATTTGATCGGCGTCATTCCTGATGATGACCAAGTCATTGTGGCAGCGAATAGAAAGGAACCCATTGCCTATAACCCGGACAATAGAGTCTCACTTGCCTATCGGAACATTGCCAGAAGGATCCTTGGCGAATCTGTACCCTTGACTCCAATTGGCGGAGAACCGAAAGGCTTCATGTCCAAATTGAAAAAATTCTTTAGCGTGCGGTAA
- a CDS encoding S1 domain-containing RNA-binding protein, translating into MSIEIGSKVQGKVTGITNFGAFVELPGGSTGLVHISEVADSYVKDVNDHLKVGDQIEVKVISEKDGKTALSIKKAIDKPEGQTSSYTKRPPRQGDSRSKDFRSKGNFQPKENFEDKMVRFLKTSEENLSTLKRSTESKRGGRGGRRG; encoded by the coding sequence ATGTCAATCGAAATAGGCAGCAAAGTACAAGGTAAAGTAACAGGTATCACTAATTTTGGAGCATTCGTAGAATTACCAGGAGGCTCAACAGGTCTTGTGCATATCAGTGAGGTAGCAGATAGCTATGTAAAAGACGTAAATGACCATCTTAAAGTAGGCGACCAAATTGAAGTAAAAGTGATTAGTGAGAAAGACGGAAAAACTGCCTTGTCCATCAAAAAGGCTATAGATAAACCCGAAGGGCAAACCTCTTCTTATACCAAACGCCCACCACGCCAAGGGGATAGCCGTTCTAAAGATTTTCGTTCAAAAGGTAATTTCCAACCAAAGGAAAATTTCGAAGATAAAATGGTTCGCTTTTTAAAGACTAGTGAAGAAAATTTATCGACTCTTAAACGCAGCACCGAATCAAAACGCGGCGGCAGAGGCGGAAGACGCGGATAA
- a CDS encoding M23 family metallopeptidase yields the protein MDDRRKDIRNRIAKRRKFNDKPAGSSSWTEINNEEPYGVDSFNGYSEKDHPLFKKEYFFFKVLASVCLFLIIAVMFKHPSVRLDPARSFVTENMSKEFQFASISNWYESAFGKPIVFLPNEAGKETVDSNEEYAMPASAKITQTFETNGEGIILETSKGSKVEAVNEGVVIFAGEKEGIGKTVVIQHANKSESWYGQLEGIDVKLYEFVKKGNEVGQVTVSEDGSKGRFYLAIKENDAFVNPKKVIRFE from the coding sequence ATGGATGATCGGAGGAAAGATATCCGCAATCGTATCGCCAAGAGACGTAAGTTTAATGATAAACCGGCAGGAAGCAGTAGTTGGACGGAGATCAATAATGAGGAACCATATGGGGTTGATTCATTTAACGGGTATTCCGAGAAAGATCATCCGCTCTTCAAGAAAGAATATTTTTTCTTTAAAGTCCTTGCCAGTGTATGCCTGTTCCTGATTATCGCGGTGATGTTCAAACACCCTTCTGTGCGGCTTGACCCTGCCAGAAGTTTTGTCACGGAGAACATGAGCAAGGAATTTCAGTTCGCTTCAATCTCCAATTGGTACGAAAGTGCGTTTGGTAAACCAATTGTTTTTTTACCGAATGAAGCTGGTAAGGAAACTGTAGATTCGAATGAAGAATATGCAATGCCAGCTTCTGCGAAGATTACCCAAACCTTCGAGACGAACGGTGAGGGAATCATATTGGAAACGAGCAAAGGCTCAAAGGTTGAGGCCGTTAATGAAGGGGTAGTCATTTTTGCCGGCGAAAAGGAGGGGATTGGAAAGACGGTCGTCATTCAGCATGCCAATAAAAGTGAATCTTGGTATGGGCAGCTGGAAGGCATTGATGTGAAATTGTACGAGTTCGTTAAAAAGGGCAATGAAGTCGGACAGGTTACAGTAAGTGAAGACGGATCCAAGGGCAGATTTTATTTAGCGATAAAAGAAAATGACGCTTTCGTCAATCCTAAAAAGGTGATTCGATTTGAGTGA
- a CDS encoding Rne/Rng family ribonuclease translates to MKKMIANLASREKRVAVLENGVLRKLEIMPPQKRSTVGNIYLGKVTKVLPGMDAVFIDYGEEKNGFLHRDEIPSYQLTKKSDGKASIGQYVRQGEKLLVQVARDETGTKGAKLTGLIEFSTDSLVYIHGIDYVGVSKKFKNDDLHKQWRETALQYKKPDEGLIVRTSMENESETVFLDRLTILRELYKGLEIKAASLKAPSLLYERDTYLDMIISEMSGTAAGELAIDDFEAYQELKKWVQENRKEWEISHVPGKNIFSEWNVEAQVEKMAKKIVWLDNGGYLIFEETEAFTVIDVNSGKFTGKVAKEATLFAVNQAAAKEVARQLRLRNISGIILIDFINMDQSRHAQEIIDIVKKEAARDEKRIQVIGFTELGILQMTRKRTSPSLSEMMTVPCPVCSGIGKIESPETVAFRLERELLEHRKTDDEAVWVEVSKAVADVLLGEKESYRQTLEELIAKKLFLSFIPGPRNAYSIKRFGSIQEIGRAFE, encoded by the coding sequence ATGAAAAAGATGATCGCGAACCTAGCTTCACGCGAAAAAAGAGTGGCCGTACTTGAGAATGGTGTTTTACGTAAACTTGAAATCATGCCGCCTCAAAAGCGCAGTACGGTCGGTAATATTTATCTTGGGAAAGTGACGAAGGTGTTACCGGGTATGGATGCCGTCTTCATAGATTACGGTGAAGAGAAGAATGGCTTTTTACACCGTGACGAGATTCCCTCTTACCAGCTGACAAAAAAAAGCGATGGGAAAGCATCGATCGGTCAATATGTCCGTCAAGGAGAAAAGCTGCTAGTTCAGGTGGCCCGGGATGAAACGGGTACGAAAGGTGCTAAATTGACAGGGCTGATCGAGTTTTCAACGGATTCCCTCGTATACATACATGGAATAGATTATGTTGGCGTTTCAAAGAAATTCAAAAATGATGATCTGCATAAGCAGTGGCGGGAAACGGCCTTACAATATAAAAAGCCAGATGAGGGATTGATTGTCCGTACCTCGATGGAGAACGAAAGTGAAACGGTCTTCCTGGATAGGTTAACTATATTGCGGGAGCTCTATAAAGGACTTGAAATTAAGGCTGCGTCCCTCAAGGCCCCGTCCCTTCTATATGAGAGGGACACATACCTTGATATGATCATTTCTGAAATGTCGGGAACGGCTGCCGGAGAACTTGCCATCGATGATTTCGAGGCCTATCAGGAATTGAAAAAATGGGTACAGGAAAACCGTAAGGAGTGGGAAATATCCCATGTACCTGGTAAGAATATTTTTTCTGAATGGAATGTGGAAGCGCAAGTCGAGAAAATGGCCAAGAAAATCGTCTGGCTTGATAATGGCGGATATTTAATTTTTGAAGAAACGGAAGCTTTCACCGTAATCGATGTCAATTCAGGTAAGTTCACCGGCAAGGTGGCGAAGGAAGCAACATTGTTTGCGGTGAATCAGGCTGCGGCGAAAGAGGTTGCCCGTCAACTGAGATTGAGGAATATCAGCGGAATCATCTTGATAGATTTCATCAATATGGACCAATCACGACATGCGCAAGAAATCATCGACATCGTCAAAAAGGAAGCGGCGAGGGATGAGAAACGGATCCAGGTAATCGGCTTTACGGAACTGGGCATTTTACAAATGACGAGAAAGCGAACATCCCCATCTTTAAGTGAAATGATGACGGTGCCTTGCCCCGTGTGCAGTGGTATCGGTAAAATCGAGAGCCCGGAAACGGTGGCCTTCCGTTTGGAACGTGAATTGCTTGAACATCGGAAGACGGATGATGAAGCGGTCTGGGTGGAGGTCAGTAAAGCGGTGGCGGACGTGCTGCTTGGTGAAAAGGAATCATACCGGCAGACACTGGAGGAATTGATCGCTAAAAAGTTATTCCTATCTTTTATCCCTGGTCCCAGGAATGCCTATTCCATCAAGCGCTTCGGGAGCATACAGGAAATCGGGCGGGCTTTCGAATGA
- the rpmA gene encoding 50S ribosomal protein L27, whose translation MLRLNLQFFASKKGVGSTKNGRDSQSKRLGAKRADGQFVSGGSILYRQRGTKIYPGENVGRGGDDTLYAKVDGVVKFERFGRDRKKVSVYPVAQEA comes from the coding sequence ATGTTAAGATTAAATCTTCAGTTCTTCGCTTCGAAAAAAGGAGTAGGTTCTACAAAGAACGGACGTGACTCTCAATCTAAGCGTCTTGGCGCTAAGCGTGCAGATGGTCAATTCGTATCTGGTGGTTCTATCCTTTACCGTCAACGCGGAACAAAAATCTATCCTGGTGAGAACGTAGGCCGTGGTGGAGACGATACTCTATACGCTAAAGTAGACGGTGTTGTTAAATTCGAACGTTTCGGACGTGACCGTAAAAAAGTAAGCGTATATCCAGTTGCACAAGAAGCATAA